The proteins below are encoded in one region of Planctopirus limnophila DSM 3776:
- a CDS encoding vWA domain-containing protein, translating to MNTLDTTFPATNAAASQAPSEKSVAVAFSPAQSSTPAGSESLSWLGVRPSHAAGFVLSVAFHAWLLMTLFRLEVISPFEMIYSSIETRFSAEVEPPIVLEETPVFELANPDDRELPQVMAMNSTAVGRAIADRPELAVPAEFRQRFELAPPAPPIIDIPEGVELSDTIVVPGTTGQAMVQLDAALDRITWEIAQNLKEKKVLVVWVLDASASIVKQRQQIANRLKRIYSELDALDEKGEFGRATQPLISGVVTFGASTNFITPQPTDNADDVTRAIAEAPTDPSGVENTFTAVSQVLSQWGDYRHTQNRRLMILVITDEAGDDHGPPLELAISRCRNFGAKAYVVGPAAPFGRRQGFVDYVAPEDGKTYRLPVDLGPETVVAEGVDLPFWYDGPQYTYLSSGFGPYALTRLVHETGGIYFMTNLTTTQSLSITGEFDSQKMKPFEPEYRYGTPQDLLRVLSKNPLRASVVTAAEFSQATKIRSLGTPPMEFRVQPGNFRQQLTRAQESVAITSAAIERILANYPQGMERQGADKFLAQEKHPRWRVAFMLGYGRLLAQKARAYEYNSACAQLKTKMGDEDVAKKSNHWIFRPEPELQYAPIFKKTADQANKLLQMVIDEAPGTPWALLAQRELQDGFGIRVVERFIPPPPPVTARPQPPAQPKLAPKFAPEPKPQKPAPPPPPKPVLPKL from the coding sequence ATGAACACGCTCGACACAACGTTTCCTGCGACGAATGCTGCCGCATCACAAGCGCCGAGCGAAAAGTCGGTCGCGGTCGCATTTTCGCCAGCTCAAAGTTCCACGCCGGCTGGCAGTGAATCCCTTTCCTGGCTGGGAGTCCGCCCCAGTCACGCGGCAGGTTTTGTCCTGAGTGTGGCTTTTCATGCCTGGCTGCTCATGACGTTGTTTCGACTCGAGGTGATTTCACCATTCGAAATGATCTACAGTTCGATTGAAACCCGGTTTTCTGCCGAGGTCGAACCCCCCATCGTGCTGGAAGAGACACCTGTCTTCGAGCTCGCCAACCCGGACGATCGTGAGTTGCCTCAAGTCATGGCCATGAACAGTACGGCTGTCGGAAGAGCCATTGCCGATCGCCCCGAGCTGGCCGTCCCTGCCGAATTCCGCCAGCGGTTTGAACTCGCACCACCGGCTCCACCGATTATTGATATTCCCGAAGGTGTTGAACTGAGTGACACAATTGTCGTACCTGGAACAACCGGCCAGGCCATGGTTCAGTTGGATGCCGCACTCGATCGGATCACCTGGGAGATCGCTCAAAATCTCAAAGAGAAGAAAGTCCTCGTCGTCTGGGTGCTTGATGCTTCGGCCAGTATCGTCAAGCAGAGGCAACAGATTGCCAATCGCTTGAAACGCATCTACAGCGAGCTGGATGCACTTGATGAGAAAGGTGAATTTGGCCGGGCGACACAACCACTGATCAGTGGCGTCGTGACCTTCGGAGCTTCGACGAACTTCATCACACCTCAGCCCACCGACAATGCCGATGATGTGACGCGGGCCATCGCTGAAGCACCGACAGACCCCAGTGGTGTTGAGAATACATTTACAGCCGTCTCTCAAGTTCTTTCACAGTGGGGAGACTATCGCCACACACAAAACCGGCGGCTGATGATTCTGGTCATCACCGACGAAGCGGGCGATGATCATGGCCCGCCGCTCGAGCTGGCGATCAGCCGATGCCGGAACTTTGGAGCGAAGGCCTATGTCGTCGGCCCGGCGGCACCTTTCGGGCGCCGGCAGGGCTTCGTCGATTATGTCGCTCCGGAAGATGGAAAGACTTATCGCCTGCCAGTCGACCTCGGCCCGGAGACAGTGGTTGCCGAAGGGGTCGATCTTCCCTTCTGGTATGACGGGCCGCAGTACACCTATCTGAGCAGCGGCTTTGGCCCTTATGCGCTCACCAGGCTGGTTCATGAAACAGGTGGCATCTACTTCATGACGAACCTGACCACGACTCAGTCGTTGTCGATCACCGGTGAGTTTGACAGCCAGAAGATGAAACCTTTCGAGCCTGAGTATCGCTACGGCACACCTCAAGACCTGCTGCGGGTCCTCTCGAAAAACCCGTTGCGAGCCAGTGTGGTGACGGCGGCCGAGTTCAGCCAGGCCACGAAGATTCGTTCACTCGGAACACCGCCCATGGAGTTTCGCGTGCAGCCGGGGAATTTCCGCCAGCAACTCACGCGGGCTCAGGAGTCGGTCGCGATTACTTCGGCAGCCATTGAACGGATCCTTGCCAACTATCCTCAGGGGATGGAGCGGCAGGGAGCCGACAAGTTCCTGGCCCAGGAAAAGCATCCTCGCTGGCGCGTGGCGTTTATGCTGGGTTATGGCCGCTTACTGGCACAGAAGGCGAGAGCCTACGAATACAACTCGGCCTGTGCTCAACTGAAGACCAAAATGGGCGATGAAGACGTTGCCAAAAAGAGCAACCACTGGATCTTCCGCCCCGAGCCTGAATTGCAGTATGCGCCCATCTTCAAAAAGACGGCCGATCAGGCCAATAAACTCCTGCAGATGGTCATTGACGAAGCCCCGGGAACACCCTGGGCGCTTCTGGCTCAACGCGAGCTGCAGGATGGTTTTGGCATCCGCGTGGTGGAACGGTTTATTCCTCCACCGCCGCCCGTGACCGCCAGGCCACAGCCGCCGGCCCAGCCCAAACTTGCACCCAAGTTTGCACCGGAACCAAAGCCTCAGAAACCTGCACCACCACCACCGCCCAAACCCGTGTTGCCGAAGCTGTAA
- the dprA gene encoding DNA-processing protein DprA has product MTDAALVDALQLMLIPKIGPATYERLIQHLGSPTAVLEASAAVLEQAGLSSTLASRVSLGRDRAEARQTLQQCEALNIRATCLNRDDYPVRLKEIDRPPPVLFIQGSVTAADQLSVAIVGSRSPSVYGEQMAKNFAGGLARAGVTIVSGLARGVDGLAHRAALEAGGRTLAVLGGGINQLYPREHIELARQVVEQGALISEYAPDVPAIAPQFPQRNRIISGLSLATLVIEASEKSGSLHTARHAMEQHRDVLAVPGRVDSDASKGCLKLIRDGAILVRHVEDVLEALGHLSAPVQKPGGQVVQQPRELLLNDQEQKLLQLVGIEATPVDTVLTQCGLEYSRALSTLTVLEIKKLVRRLPGNFVVRIS; this is encoded by the coding sequence ATGACAGATGCTGCCCTTGTCGATGCCTTGCAACTGATGCTGATTCCCAAAATCGGCCCGGCCACCTACGAACGGCTCATTCAACATCTGGGGAGCCCGACGGCTGTACTGGAGGCCAGTGCGGCTGTGCTGGAACAGGCAGGATTATCATCCACTCTGGCAAGCAGAGTCTCTTTAGGACGCGATCGGGCCGAAGCACGACAGACACTTCAGCAATGTGAGGCGCTGAACATTCGAGCCACTTGTCTCAACCGGGACGACTATCCGGTACGCCTCAAGGAAATTGATCGACCGCCCCCGGTCCTCTTCATTCAAGGATCCGTGACTGCTGCAGACCAGTTGTCCGTCGCGATTGTTGGATCCCGCAGCCCAAGTGTGTATGGCGAGCAGATGGCGAAAAACTTTGCTGGCGGATTGGCTCGCGCAGGGGTCACTATTGTCAGCGGACTGGCGCGTGGAGTGGATGGTTTAGCCCATCGGGCCGCATTAGAAGCTGGTGGGCGAACTCTGGCTGTGCTGGGAGGCGGGATCAATCAACTTTACCCGCGAGAACATATCGAACTGGCTAGGCAAGTTGTCGAGCAGGGAGCCTTGATCAGCGAATATGCTCCTGATGTCCCGGCGATTGCACCACAGTTTCCTCAAAGAAATCGCATTATCAGTGGTCTCTCACTGGCGACGCTGGTGATCGAAGCCTCTGAAAAGAGTGGCTCACTCCATACCGCCCGGCACGCCATGGAGCAGCACCGCGATGTGCTGGCAGTACCCGGACGAGTCGATTCCGATGCCTCAAAAGGTTGCCTCAAGCTGATTCGAGATGGTGCCATCCTCGTGCGGCATGTCGAAGATGTGCTGGAAGCTTTGGGACATCTTTCCGCTCCGGTGCAAAAACCCGGCGGGCAAGTGGTGCAGCAGCCTCGGGAGCTTTTACTGAATGATCAGGAGCAGAAACTGCTGCAACTGGTCGGGATTGAAGCCACGCCTGTCGATACTGTGCTGACACAGTGCGGTCTGGAGTATTCGCGCGCTTTGTCGACATTGACCGTACTGGAGATCAAAAAGCTGGTGCGACGCTTGCCCGGGAATTTTGTCGTGCGGATCAGTTGA
- a CDS encoding TPM domain-containing protein — MPTNSKTQEVNSRAMHRIQRSLFFTPLLLGLISLTGFSNAAQAETSIQDEASFFSPAAKETALSRLKALEAKTGHEVQLQTVATLPEPWKGQLASGQPKQGVFVDFTKDRGQLAKAKGLFILVVKDPAHLEVAADRRLRNAGFTTSQRNAVAETLLNGFRAKDYDDGLLATVTLIEKEFGTLRSPSAAPVQAKESAAAPANTLPAKPAGEGDLGGWGWVLGIGAVVLIVMIGMSLLRALFGGGAGAGAGMGGGGGMGFGGSLLTGLFGAMAGHYLYDTFFNNHSHGSAFGNDATSGMDDPNRNDWGSGGDFGDSSGFSGGDFGGGDFGGGGDF, encoded by the coding sequence ATGCCCACAAACTCAAAAACTCAGGAAGTGAATTCGAGAGCCATGCACAGAATCCAGCGCTCACTGTTTTTCACCCCCTTGCTCCTGGGGCTAATTTCCCTCACAGGCTTTTCAAACGCTGCCCAGGCAGAGACATCAATTCAGGATGAAGCCAGTTTCTTTTCACCTGCTGCGAAAGAGACCGCCCTCAGCCGGCTGAAGGCCCTCGAAGCCAAGACGGGTCATGAAGTTCAGCTGCAGACGGTCGCAACACTCCCAGAACCGTGGAAAGGTCAACTCGCCAGCGGTCAGCCGAAGCAGGGGGTGTTTGTCGATTTCACCAAAGATCGCGGCCAACTGGCTAAGGCGAAAGGTCTGTTCATTCTCGTGGTGAAAGATCCGGCTCATCTCGAAGTGGCTGCTGATCGTCGGTTAAGAAATGCAGGGTTTACGACCAGTCAGCGGAATGCTGTGGCCGAAACTTTGCTCAATGGCTTTCGAGCGAAAGATTATGACGACGGCCTGCTCGCCACCGTCACTTTGATCGAGAAAGAGTTCGGAACTCTTCGTTCACCCTCGGCAGCACCAGTGCAGGCCAAAGAATCAGCGGCTGCCCCTGCCAATACTTTACCAGCTAAGCCAGCTGGTGAGGGTGATCTGGGTGGTTGGGGATGGGTGCTCGGGATCGGAGCCGTGGTGCTGATCGTCATGATTGGGATGTCATTGCTGCGGGCTCTGTTTGGTGGCGGAGCGGGTGCTGGTGCCGGGATGGGTGGAGGCGGTGGCATGGGCTTTGGCGGTTCATTACTTACGGGCCTGTTCGGTGCCATGGCTGGCCACTACCTGTATGACACATTTTTCAACAACCATAGCCACGGCAGTGCCTTTGGTAATGATGCGACCAGCGGCATGGATGACCCGAATCGCAACGACTGGGGTTCGGGTGGCGACTTCGGTGATTCCAGCGGCTTTAGTGGTGGTGATTTTGGCGGCGGTGACTTCGGTGGCGGTGGTGATTTTTAG